Genomic segment of Tursiops truncatus isolate mTurTru1 chromosome 5, mTurTru1.mat.Y, whole genome shotgun sequence:
ACACATCCATCACAGATATTCATttagtaaatgagataatgaaaacTCAAGGCTCGCCAAAGGTAAATCATTACTATTAATCCCCTCATTCATCATACGTGTACAGCAGCCTCAGGGGCTAGGGTTGCAGCTCTAACTTTGCTTCAGATCTCTCCATTTTGGAACCAGCCATGAAGTTAAGTTTCACCTAGGGCTCAACATTAGGGGTCCAAGACTAAATTAACTCAGTAAGACTTCCTTGTAAATTGTTGTAACCCAAATCTTTTAGCTTGCAGGAGGGTCATAGCTGCTAGGACATACTTCTGCCAAGTTGTAATGTGTAGTCCTATAGAAAAATGGAtgcctttattttattacattttgtcaaacattttacttattttttttaaatttaggattATCTGAGCTTCAGAAGGAAAATTacaagaatttatatatatatatttttttttttacaaatatgagAATGTGAGTTTTCCTGAGGGCATTTGGGGTTTACCAAGTGTTGCCACCATACCTTTGAAGATCATTTTACAACTGTGGGAATACTCACCGAGATGTTTTCATTGACCCCGCCTTTTCCAAGTCGCTATATTGCTGCAGGGAGCTGGCACAGCCCtgctctttctctcattcttcttctCCTCACCCTTTCAAAGCCCAAATCCGCCCGGTGGGAATATGGAAACAAGGCTGGAGGCAAGGGAGGGCAAGGGGGGAGGGGTTATTTCGATTGACAGGGGAAGAGCAGGGCATTTTTCACTCTCCCTCGCACTCTGCTGGGCCACAAAGTTCTGTTTCTGAAGTTGGAAGTGTGGGGGCGGTCGGCTGCATTTTCAACTTGGCCAGAAATTAGGAGCCCACCCCGCAGGGGCTAAGAACTTCGCTGCCAGGCCATCAACCTGAGCGTCTGGCAAGCCAGAAGAACGCGAAAAGCCAGGCCCAAGGCTCCGGTTGTCATGGGAACCTGGGCGCCTGTCTCCCCGGCGACCTTGTCCctagggagggggcggggctggagggCCGTCGGGCCAATGAGGCCGAGGGGACGGCGGGGTCGGAGATCCGCTGTGCTCCGGGAATCCGGGGAGGGTTGATTGACATGAACTGGGCGGAGCCGGTGCGGGCGCGTGAGGTGTAGCCCGAGTGGAGCGAGTAGCTCCGGCAGCCGCGGCGCGGCGAGGGTGACACACCATGATTACATCCCCTAGAGACCGTCTTGCTGGCGAGCAGCACTCCCTGGCTTCCCGGTCCGCCTCTGCCGCCTCGGCAGCGCTCGGAGCCGGCTGCAGGAGTTGAGCCGTTCCGCACCAGAGGGTTTGGCGAAGCCCTTGGAGGCGTACGGGGCAGCAGAGGGCCGGGAAGGGTGCGCGAGCGCTCGAAGGTCAGGCGGTCGGCCGGGGTCGCGGCTGGAGGGGCGTTTCGGAGgcgtggaggaggaggagatgctgctcctcttttccccctccccaggctccttctccagctccttcGGCCCACGCTCGCAGCCGCTTGGGGAAGAAGAGGTGGAGGCTCTGGGCGCCCGCGGGGGCTGCCGGCTGCCCACCCTGACGCCGCGTCCCCGCAGCCCTCGTCCCGCGCTCCAGTAGTAGGACCGGGTCTCCGGAAGAGCGGGTAAGGACGAGAGCTGCCTTGGGCTCTGGACTGCGTGTGCGGAAAGTGCCCAACAAAGTGCACCGCGCtcgctctcttcctcctctctctgcttttgcCCGAACCCCTAAAATCCACCCTGTTGCCCTGGTGGAAGGAACTTTTTTTGGTTGGAGTGTTTTGGTGTGttaggtgggggtggggttgctggggtggggagggatgagatGATGTTTTATTGTGAATTAGGTAGATTCACCTTCTCCGCGGAGGAAAGTCGGATTCTCGGGAATTAAACCCCAGAGGGGGTAAGAGATTGTGGGGTAATAGAGAGTGACATTGCCCCATCTTGCTACTACATCTCTGCTCTGTGCGTGCTAAGGGAAGGGCTCCCAGAGTCTGTTTCTAATTTCTGTAAATGATTGTGGACATGGTGTGGTTAGAGGCCGCCgagaagaatgtgtatatgtaagGGCTCGGAGAAGAGGGGGTTGGGTGGTAGGGaagagggggcagagggagagacacTGCCTGATGCAAGctcttttattgcttttctctgAGTGGAGCTAAccacccctctccctctctcctttacTCATTACAAGATACTGTAGTACCGAAAGCTGGAAAGCTAAAGTTTGGTAGAAGCAAGAAAGTTTTTACAAAGTTTAATTTCCCTCTGTTATGAATACACTGGagaagggggaatggggagaaaTATTACCACTAAAATAGGTTAACAGCAATACAGTTTTCAATGGCCTTACACATATATGATAGACACCTCCATACACTTCCAACTAATCTCTTGGACAGCCTTGTGTCATTTTCGTTTAATTGCATCTTTGAAATAACAAACGCGGTGACTTCATGGGGAGCTGCCTGGAGCTGAGTTTACCTCTCAGAAAATGGGGCAATCGGGTTTGTTTTCAAGGCGGGGACCTAAATGAAATGTAGGACACCTGATCTGTGGGTTGAAGAATGCAGGTAACTAATtagaaggattttaaaatttagatctACAGAGTTTACTAAAggatggggaaaaaatggaagtCGTTGTATTATGAAACAAGCGTTGGTATTTTCCCAAATTCTTGTTGACTGGGTTGGGAGGGTCAACGTGAAAACTTGCTTCCTGTTCATTGGCTGTTTGTGTTGGTGCTATGATACAAATTATTTCTTATGTTAATATCATTAGCATTATTTATTAAGTTCATGCATGTATTGATTCAGTAAATTCGTACAGAGGCGAATTGACTGCTTTATTGTCCAATCTTAAGTTTATTATAGTTTTTTCATAATAACTTTGTATTCTAACTTTGATGTTCTAGAGGCCTTGTGGAAGTATGTGTTGGGGAGATGGTAGGATGGAAGgtggaattaaaaatagaaaaaatatctaGGGTTAGTTATTAAGAAAAGGAACTAATTTGAAGTGTGTTTCACTTTtacatgaactttaaaaaattttttatttatttaatttttattggagtatagttgatacaagaactttttaaaaaaatctattatgtAGGTTTGAATTTACATTTGTCCCACCAAAACTTTTACTTGCATGTAAAGCCTGCTGTTTTTTGGAGGGTGATTACCAgcatctgaaaatatttataaatagattTTCATGTCacaataaacacacatacacaaaccaTTAAAACCAGTGTCAATTGCAAAGATGGATTTTGATACTATGGTGGGGTCAAAAGTTGTAAAACTTACATTATGTTTTTCTGGAGGCATGCCTCAAATGCAGGAAGTGAATGTGAGAATTGGCTAATTGTTTTTGGTAGATGATAGGTATCAATCTTGAAATGAAtggaatttatgtattttttaattaagaaaaacaggTCAAATCCTTGCTTTATTCTGCTTTTAATAGGTCAGGGATTGGATGAGGGGCATTGTAACTTCCCCTATATCAATTGAGTATGTATTTTTCCAGCTTATCTTATTGCCCATTCCAAATGAGCTAGAGAAAGGGACTACTGAGAATAAGCTGCTGcagcttcttcctcttttttttttaacatctttattggagtataattgctttacaatggtctctctctttttttgacaAGAGTTTGACATTATTaaataaactacaaaatattttttgtggtatAATTAAATTGTAATTAATACCAAttgaaatagaaaggaaacaCTGCCATACTCCAAGCCTGTGCATTTTAGGAGTTACTCCTGtcaacattttcttattttggaaTATGCTTTGGGAGAAGTCTGTGCCATTAATTAGAATAGAGAATTGAAGGTTTTCTCCTCTCAGGCCTCTGATGTAACCAAGTGTGACTCATTTGAGTTAATGTCCCTTTACACTGCTGGAGcctgaaaaaggagaaaggatatTGGGTCTCAGAATAGAAGGATTAGTGCTGATGGGAAGGGTGAGGGTCTGTTGCTCTGGATTTCCAATTTTTTCCACTGACAACttttcttaatttgaaaattaagatAGGTTGAACAACCCAGGACCTGgatttaaaaagcttttaatgAGTAATTAATATAGAACATCAATGATCTAAGTTAAAGTTACATAGTCACTGTAAGCATGTCACATCAAAACTGTGGTCTGTAAACTACTCCACGAGGAGTAATCCCAGTAATCCTGTGAGTCTAGggggcaaaatgaaaatatctttaagacCCCTGTCTTATTCTTGTTTAGTGTCAGTCACTGTGAATAAGCATACTGTTCTATCCTGTATGAAGAATGTATGACTATAGCTAATAGATTGTGAGGCAGTAGGAGACCAATTACTTAACTTCTTAGGATAGAAAGGCAGCAACTTCTAAATGGTCTAGTGTTGAGGCTGCTGTAGATTTGAACCACAGATGAACATGTTTTTCCCCGGGTTTGCTATCAGGTGCTTAGGAAATACAGGAACTGGTTTAAGCACCTGTTTAAGTATGTTTGCCTTATCCTGTGCTCCACCACTGaatcttgctttttctttatttttctttgattccagTATGAAAATTTATTGAAACAAACTTCCTCAGAGAGAATTCTGCTGTAGTATATAGAATGTGGACTTTACTGTCAGAGAAACATGTGTCCAAATCCTAGAGAACATCTTTAAATTTACTTTCCacatctttaaataatttaataatatctaCTTCCCAAGGTATGTTGGggatgaaattaaataatatatgcaaaagtGGCAAGTGCAAATTGACACTCAGTATTtagtttatttccttcctttctaatctcGTTTACATAATTGAATAACATTCAATAATAGCAAAAACTTATGATTGTACACCCAAATCATTCCTGAACATGTAACACACCAGAGCCCTCAGGGGTTTTGACTTGAATCTGTGTTGTTGGAAGGCCCTCTTTGCCTACCAGCAAAGAAATGTCTTTGGTTGCACACTGCATCTATACTTAacagtttcttattttctttctagtttagTGATACTCTGGCTGCATGTTAGAGTCACCTGGGtaggttttaaaaatctttatgcCCAGGACTCAATTCAGACCAATTAAACCAGAATCTTTGGGAGTAAGACCCACACATCCTTATTTTTGGAAGCGCCCTAAGAAATTACAACATGGAGCCAACTTACAAACCAGTATTCTAGTCCTCTCTAGAAGGTGAATATAGAAAATTTGATTCCCACAAATGCAGCAACATTTTTATGTTGTGTTTTGGTATTTTCCTCTACATAAAtcacaggaattaaaaaaaaataaatatgtttcagAAGCAACTATGTACATGCCCATCTACAGGATTTTTACTATTTGAATCAGAATTTAAGGTATAAATATTTCCCTCCAGTTCCTTAGAGCTGCACATGTGGttaaatttaaactaatttaaTTAGCTATcacttaaaattcagttccttattCCCActagccaaattaaaaaaaaattttttgttgaagtatagttgatttacaatgttgtgtttaatttctgctctatagcaaaatgactcagttatacatatattctttttcatattcttttccattattgtttatcacaggatattgaatatagttccctgtgctaaacagtatgaccttgttgcttatccatcctatatataatagtttgaatctgctaatcccaaattcccagtccttcCCTACCCCCACTAGCCAAAttttaagtgctcagtagccacttGTGGCTAGTAGCCCCTGTTTTGAACAGCTCAGATATGGAATATTTCTATCATCACAGAAACTTCTGTATTACCTAAAGGTTTGGAAATTTGTTTTACAATTTCCCATCATCTGAAATGAGgtaaatatgatatatatagtcatttcctttagatttataatttaaaatatattatttttgatagttttttttaagtgaggagaaatatcacatttttaaCGCTTTCCTCAATTCCTTGTACCTAGTTGTGAGGTTTTCCTTTTCAAAGTTAAGTGAGAGGAGGAACTTGAGTGTCCTTATGTTtatcatttatatcagtatgcTCTGAATCCAGCCAACTGCTTAATTGCTCTTGTGTACTACAACAGTTTCAGGAAATAGAGAAAGTCATCATTTCAACTTAAGTGTTGGAATTTGATTCAAGGTTTTTCTATCtggggaagctttttttttttcttttacaaatggaGACTCTTAGTTACCATATGGTACAATTGAATTTTCCAACAGAAAACCGTCTTATTGGTTTTAACTTGAACATAGAGTTGCATGAgggactttatttcttttcttttttttaaaaatatttttatttatttttggctgcgttgggtctttgttgctgcgtgtgggctttctctagttgcggcgagcgggggtactcttcgttgcagtgcactggcttctcatcgaggtggcttctcttgttgtggagcatgggctccaggcacgcgggcttcagtagttgtgggacacaggctcagtagttgtggctatccggctctagaacgcaggcttagtagttgtggtgcacagacttagttgctccgcggcatgtaggatcttcccggacctgggctccaacccgtgtcccctgcgttggcaggcagattcttaaccactgcgccaccaaggaagtcctgagaCTATTTCTTCCCACAGGAAAGCATTCCCTTCAACAAAAATGAGGTTCCTAAGCAGTTTGAGATGGTTGAAAGCTAACACTATGTCGTGAATTTTAATGGTGTTTGTCACTTGTTAACTACTGATGCACAGCTTCGAAGAAACTGTACATGTAGTTCATCTCAGCTGCACCACCCCCCTTagcaccttaaaaaaaaatcaaagttttctTTATTGGTTTATTGTGTTGTGAGTAGAAACTAAAGTGGGTAGAAatggaaacattatttttaattaaaagcgttccttccttttttccttattggtagattgttcatttcttttaacaTAAACACATGCTTTTTTAACTACTCAGTTCAGAAAAATTTGCATCCAAGATGTTGAGAGTTATTTTGTTGAAAGGATGTCTGATGGAATGTTTTGTATTCTgtatcattttcatattttaatgcttttcctcttatttcttatGTAGTTGtggaacaaaaatgaaacattctTGTTGAATAACTTAAATTAAGGTTAGAATGATTATATAATCTGAGAAtgtgttaaaaatattctaagttggtgtatttttttttttttaggaagaaagagcctgagaattttttaaaagaagagaaccCTTTTAAGAAACTTAGttactcttagaactgcttaAGTATTACTTAAGCACTTTCTCTAGaaaagtgtaatttttaaaataaacatttaaactaTTAAGGGATTATTTATTTTAGGTCTTAGTGTAGTCAGATATCTCTTCTGGAAAATATAATgttgaagtaaaaagaaataattagtgTTTTGACACAGGAGTTTCCCTTATTTGTAATGTTTTGAATGACAAATTCATTCTCTCAATGTCTTTCATATTCTTGACTTTGCTGAGATGTAATTTCATAGGATTATTTGAACGTAATATTGATTAAATTCATTCTTCACACAGTCTATTTTGATTTGACTCTGATGCTAGTTTCTAGAAGTGAAGGAATGAGCTTCACACGATGATTCAGATGCAACATATACCAGTTTTCTAAGTACTGTGTGAAAATTTACAAAAGCTAAAATGTATCCTTATGGCTGTACTTCATGAAAGCTGAAATaggtgtttcattttttaaaaaaaatgatcaactatacttcaattaaaaaacaactcttagggacttcccttggtGGTACAGTGTTTAAACTgtgagctcccactgcaggggccctgggttcgatccctggtcagaaa
This window contains:
- the LOC141278657 gene encoding uncharacterized protein, encoding MPPEKHNGNRVDFRGSGKSRERRKRASAVHFVGHFPHTQSRAQGSSRPYPLFRRPGPTTGARDEGCGDAASGWAAGSPRGRPEPPPLLPQAAASVGRRSWRRSLGRGKRGAASPPPPRLRNAPPAATPADRLTFERSRTLPGPLLPRTPPRASPNPLVRNGSTPAAGSERCRGGRGGPGSQGVLLASKTVSRGCNHGVSPSPRRGCRSYSLHSGYTSRARTGSAQFMSINPPRIPGAQRISDPAVPSASLARRPSSPAPSLGTRSPGRQAPRFP